The DNA sequence CGCGCTTCATCATCGATGCGGCGGCCCGGGCGCTCGAGGCGGGCGAAACCTTCTACACGTTCGAGCGCGGCATCCCGGCGCTGCGCCAAGCGCTCGCCGACTACGAGACGCGGCTGCATGCGAAGCCTGTCCCGGCCGACCGGGTCGTGATCACGACCGCCGGCATGCAGGCGATCATGCTGACCATGCAGGCGCTGGTCGATCCGGGCGACAATGTGCTGGTCGTCTCGCCGGTCTGGCCCAACGTGCGTGCCGCGATCGAGATCATGGGCGGCGAGCCGCGCGAGGTGGGCTTGGGCCGGCAGGATGACGGCCGCTTCCGGCTCGATCTCGACGCTCTCGACCGGGCGCGCGACGGCCGGACCCGGGCGATCTTCGTCAATTCGCCGTCGAACCCGACAGGCTGGGTCATGAGCCGGGCCGAGGGCGAGGCGCTCTTGGCCTATGCGCGCCAGCACGGGCTTTATCTCATCGCCGACGAGGTCTATGCACGCGTCGTCTATAACGCGCCGGTGGCGCCGTCGCTGCTCGATATTGCCGAGCCGGACGACCGGGTCGTGGTCGTCAACAGCTTCTCCAAGGCCTGGGCCATGACCGGCTGGCGGCTGGGCTGGCTCGTCGGCACGCCCGAGATCGTCGAGGTCATGGGCAAGCTCATCCAATACAACGTGTCGGGCGCGCCGACCTTCATCCAGCATGCCGCGGTGACAGCGGTGCGCGAGGGCGAGGACTTCGCGCGCTCGATGACCGAACGCTACCGCGCCGGCCGCGCGCTCGTGCTGGATGCGCTCCGCGGCTTGAACCGGGTCCAGGTGGCGCCGCCTGACGGCGCCTTCTACGCCTTCATCAAGGTCGACGGCATGACGGACTCGGTGGCATTCGCCAAGGAGATCCTGGCCAAGACCAAGGTCGGGCTCGCACCCGGGCGCGCCTTCGGCCTGGGCGGCGAGGGCCACCTCCGCCTGTGCTTCGCCGCATCCCGCGAC is a window from the Aliidongia dinghuensis genome containing:
- a CDS encoding pyridoxal phosphate-dependent aminotransferase, whose amino-acid sequence is MPVTIRPRIQNLQASLIAEVAILGLGDPEVLPLWFGEGDLPTPRFIIDAAARALEAGETFYTFERGIPALRQALADYETRLHAKPVPADRVVITTAGMQAIMLTMQALVDPGDNVLVVSPVWPNVRAAIEIMGGEPREVGLGRQDDGRFRLDLDALDRARDGRTRAIFVNSPSNPTGWVMSRAEGEALLAYARQHGLYLIADEVYARVVYNAPVAPSLLDIAEPDDRVVVVNSFSKAWAMTGWRLGWLVGTPEIVEVMGKLIQYNVSGAPTFIQHAAVTAVREGEDFARSMTERYRAGRALVLDALRGLNRVQVAPPDGAFYAFIKVDGMTDSVAFAKEILAKTKVGLAPGRAFGLGGEGHLRLCFAASRDRLEPALERLVPFLR